The following is a genomic window from Neurospora crassa OR74A linkage group III, whole genome shotgun sequence.
ACATATGCTGCTGAAATCTCCGAATTTGCCCATGGTTGGCGATATATGAGGCCGTCGAGGGCCGGGTCAAGCTAAGCGTCGTTCGGCGAGGGCTTCGTGGGTGTCGTCGGGTCCGggggataaaaaaaaaggaaaaagcgACGCAACGGGGCGGGGCCGAGAGAGAGGACAGGGGGATTTGTCGGCTCGGTGTCAATTCACGGCCTCGGCAGGTTCGACAACTCGAACTGTCGTCGcgggagggaaaaaaaataataataatcaaGGTGCGTGAGATTAGGGAGAAGATTGTGTCTCTTTTTGTATTCTTGTCTCGGTTTGTTCAAGTGAGACGGGCGCCTAGTGGAGTCTGTGCTACTGTAAAATAGTCCCGAGTCTGGAATGGGCGGGAAAGAGACGAGAGGTTGCCGTTGAGCGAAGGTCGGACAAGCGCGCTGTGTAATTCGGATACGCGATAGAATACCTATTGATTGGCGAAAACGAAAGTGTTGATGAAGATGTTTCAACGAATGTGTTTCGGTGGTTGATTTGacttgacgacgacgacaacaacaacgagaGAAGTTGGACGACCAGCCACCCGAGAAATGCGTAACGAAAACAGGCTTCCCCGCCGTGTCCCCCGTGTTGTTTGGTTGCGTTGCGACTGTAAGAAACGGGAAAGCTGAAAGATGAACTGAGGGCCAGTGCAGTGTGGACGCTGTGTgggactgactgactgcctTGGGAAGCGCAgctgggggaggaggggggggcgCTGGCTGTCCCAAGATGGATGGGCGACCCACGGGCAGAAAAGGGAGAATCGGGGCACAGTCAGGGAATAATGACCAGGTGCCGCCCCATCTGGCTGCCCGTCATTTGGATGCCAAGAGAGCCAGGATATCCAGCTGGCAAATCGGCAACTATCACTTGACCCAGTGGAGTGAAGTAGCAGTATGGGCGCCCCGCCAAGCATCCGCTTCTCCGTCCATTTGGCTTGTGATCTTCAAGATCTTCAATATAAAACTCCCTTTTCCAACCTCCACGCCATTCCACGATCTTCACCTTGACGTCTTGTGAATATTCACTGCCTCACTCACTCTTGGAACTGGCGACGAACTGATCACCATTTAAGATACATCAAGAGTACTCTTTCTAcactctccttttcttttaccAAGTAGGTAATTAcggccaaccaaccaacaactTACAACCATGATACCCTGTgctctgctcctcctccctcagtCAGCTCTCGCCATACAAATGTCAACCACATATCTCGTCCATCCTGCACAGCCCAGTACACCACTTTCTTTGCAAAGCCCACACAGTTTAGTAACATTTTATGAAGAACAGACAAAGAAGAACATTATCGTGTCCATGCTATCAAGTTGATTTCCCTTTGCTCTTGTACACTTCACCATCCCTTCCCAAACGCCATTCGTAAATGGATATATCAAACCACCGTAGCCGCCTCATGCCCTGGTCTTTAATGCGTTATCATGCCATCGTTGACATTGCCACCATTCCCTTCCGTCCTCATTCTTGGTCTCTATGCGTGTTTCCAGACAGACAATGCTTCAGTGGGTTAAGTAAACACCGTCTATCAATGACCCAGCCCAGCCAATGCAAAATGCTCAACCGTCTTGTTATACACCAACTTCTGTGCCCGTACACACACATCGAGTCATTAAAAGTCATCATCATAGTCATCTCCTCCTACTATTCAGAGAGCCCATGTCGAGTCGCATCACAGGGCGATCAATCTCCAAGCTCCGACTCGGAATGAGCCTGCCGCCTGGTGTCCTTGGGTTGGCAACATTGACTCGGCCACGACGATGCGGCCTTACCggtccctcttcttcgtccgcGCTTCCTGACGAGTCATCCTCGTAGTCTTTGTTGGCTGGCAAATCAGAGCCAGTTACCACTTCATTGGAGTCAAAGAAGCCTTCGTTTCCGCTGGTCGGCCTAGGGATGCCTCTCACTGTGGCAACACTCTCCTGGCTGCCGCTTCGGTCACCCATCTGTGGTCGCCCGGTGTCCTCATAGTCTGCAAGCCTGGCAAAATAGTCTGCCAGGCCGTCAACACTAGGCGTACCAATGATGGCGTCGTATTGGGGCGGCGGCGTCATCAAATCGGCTtgaagcggcggcgggggctcGTCAGCATCAAATGCCGGTGGGTTGTATGATGGGCAGCGGATAAGGTGCATGGGCCGTTGCCGTTCGAGAGGGCTCGGTAGCGTGTGGCCCCGGGCTCGGTTCACAGGCAAGCCACCAGACTCCCGTGAATCATGGACATGAGCGGCTTGAGGGATTGAAGGTAAGACCGATGCGCTGAGCCTGTTGAGGCCCAGTCGACTGCCACTAGGGCTCAGGACATCTTGCTCCACGAGCTGCAACTGTCCAAGCGGGCTGGATGCACTCCTGTCCACGACATCGGCATCAGGACAACCACAGGATGTCTGTTGACGCTCGAAGGGCATGGATCCATCTGAACCGTATTGAGGAAGTGCGGTATTTGCCTGCGTCGCGCGACAGTTCAGTACAGTAAACGGGCTGTCAATGCTGATTTCGAAATGGCGTCTACGCTTGCCCAAGGGGTCTTCAGGATCCAGTCGAGATATCCTCATGACAATCTGTTGTGGAGTGTTAGTGAATGACATTCCGCGGGCTTCTTTCCGGGGAAATGGCACATACCTTGATCCAGTGAAACACATTGACATTCTTCCAACTGCAGTCTGGGTGAAGCCGGAGGTTCTTATCCCGGTTCATCATGGCGCATGTGGGGATTTGTACATTCATCTCAAGCTCGGTACTGCCCCAGAAGGTCTCCAAGCCAAGATCCAGATCACCCAGCAAGTTCTCAGTCTGGTTCGGCAACGGTGGCAGTGGCGCGTTTGTCCTGGCTGCTTGCACCATCCTTCGCGCTGCCGCGGACCGCCTGGCCTCTTCTCGTTGCTCAGGGCTTAGTTCACCACCGCTCAGTATGCGGAAGTCGCTGGATTCATACTGCTTGTCAAGAGGTTTCCCAGCAGATTTTTCGAGCAACAAGATCTTTCTCCCAGCATCCTTGCGGGTTACGTGCCTGTCGTTGGTCCAATACTCAATGTTCTCCGTCACAAACACCTTAAGCTTGTGTACTTGAACCTTGGCCAGCGGGGTGAGCTTGAAGGCAATGGGGATCTTGGCGCCAAGGGGAAAGCTCTTGCCAGAGATCATGATGTCGTAGTGCAGCTGATCTTCCCATTGCCTGCTAATAGAAATGGGTTCTGACATTTCAAGCGACATGGAATCCGGCAAACGAACGATGGACACCTCCTTGGTGCCGTGAAGATTGGGCTTGAAGGCACCCGCACGCTCTACCATTGCTTCCAACTCCCACTTGACAGATCCGTACTGCAGCTTGGTGGTCTCCAACTGGTGATGGTCAATGGGCAGCTCAAACGTGTACTCGTATGTGCCAGGCTGGAACACCTTGTACCCCTTTGCATAGATCTGGTTTGCAAAGGGAGAGTCGCCTTTACCAAAACTCCGAGAGTTGACAGAATTAAGCGAGAGCCtcttgagctccttggcAGTCAGGCTGGTTGAGTGCCGGCTCTTGCCGGTAAGGTGGGAGAAGGAGCCGTTGGAGAAGTTGGAGGACAGAGAGCTCCGAGGGTTGTGGCTGCACCCACTTCCCTTGAGCGAGTATGTGCACTGGTTTCCATATTCCGTCTCCCACTGCCCGCCATGAATTGCCTGGAAGAAGACCAACGACTGTGTTCGCAGGACCTGCTCCTCATATGTTTCTGTCTTGTTGGGTGGAATTCCTTCTGGCCATTCTGTCCTCGCTTTACCTACGAGCTTTAATGTCACAGACTTGAGCTTAACGTTCTTTGACACGTTCAGCTGGAGTTTTCCGCGGAGTAAAGCGGATGCGCCGTGACTTTCTTCCCGGGCACGGTCATTATGGTCGAACCCAGTCAAGAAGACATTGGGCTCCGCCAACACTATCGAACATGTTACACCGCTTCCGGATGCAACAGGCTTCTGGACTTCGGTGATTGATGAACTTGCCGACTTGCAAGTGCAAGCAGACATGACGCTATTCCGGTTGTTGGGTAGCAGCACCATGGGAGATGCGGGTGTAGGAGCGACGGCAGTCATGGCGGACTGGTCGACTGTGGGCTCCGGACGTACTGTTGGCTCGTATTTGGATCTGCGAAGGTGCCCGATCAAACTCGACGCCCTCGATCTCCTCGTCCTGGGGGCGGTATCGGTGGTTTGGGACGCCAGCGTGGATGATTTTGGTGATTTCCTTGCCTTGATGGAGAAGACAGACAAGACCTTGTCTATGACTTTGTGGACCGCCTCCCCGGCCGGGGGTAGTAAACGAACGGGTGGAAGCTGCTCGGATCTTCTCCGTCGAGCTTTCTCCTCGATTTTTCGACGCTTGTtgtgcttcttctccgcctttTTCCTCGCTTTCCTGTCCTTGTGCTCCTTTCGCTTCCGGACCTTTTCGGCAAGGGGGTCAGGTCGTAGCTCGTGCGGAATAAAACCGGGGGGATATGCTACAATGTGAATTGAGTGTGGGCGGCGTTGACGAGGCCCTATCAAGGGActgggaaaagaa
Proteins encoded in this region:
- a CDS encoding arrestin domain-containing protein is translated as MTAVAPTPASPMVLLPNNRNSVMSACTCKSASSSITEVQKPVASGSGVTCSIVLAEPNVFLTGFDHNDRAREESHGASALLRGKLQLNVSKNVKLKSVTLKLVGKARTEWPEGIPPNKTETYEEQVLRTQSLVFFQAIHGGQWETEYGNQCTYSLKGSGCSHNPRSSLSSNFSNGSFSHLTGKSRHSTSLTAKELKRLSLNSVNSRSFGKGDSPFANQIYAKGYKVFQPGTYEYTFELPIDHHQLETTKLQYGSVKWELEAMVERAGAFKPNLHGTKEVSIVRLPDSMSLEMSEPISISRQWEDQLHYDIMISGKSFPLGAKIPIAFKLTPLAKVQVHKLKVFVTENIEYWTNDRHVTRKDAGRKILLLEKSAGKPLDKQYESSDFRILSGGELSPEQREEARRSAAARRMVQAARTNAPLPPLPNQTENLLGDLDLGLETFWGSTELEMNVQIPTCAMMNRDKNLRLHPDCSWKNVNVFHWIKIVMRISRLDPEDPLGKRRRHFEISIDSPFTVLNCRATQANTALPQYGSDGSMPFERQQTSCGCPDADVVDRSASSPLGQLQLVEQDVLSPSGSRLGLNRLSASVLPSIPQAAHVHDSRESGGLPVNRARGHTLPSPLERQRPMHLIRCPSYNPPAFDADEPPPPLQADLMTPPPQYDAIIGTPSVDGLADYFARLADYEDTGRPQMGDRSGSQESVATVRGIPRPTSGNEGFFDSNEVVTGSDLPANKDYEDDSSGSADEEEGPVRPHRRGRVNVANPRTPGGRLIPSRSLEIDRPVMRLDMGSLNSRRR